From Aedes albopictus strain Foshan chromosome 1, AalbF5, whole genome shotgun sequence, one genomic window encodes:
- the LOC109431079 gene encoding uncharacterized protein LOC109431079 — MAVLMSYHRLIEKDSQHVSYCWKMSILIVLIVTVASSLIISFSLYSLWESFGLNCFMGANLSFVISSEDFGYLPGTAQLNQNGRHSRQILQENSTDEKYIIHEYNSKWSNPDFCEYLTYTPLFHALLGVIWMALFVTHGHGGEGVGSIIARPWRIVIPSLVFFVVCGISAIVCAGLTTSGLTKFCQQFNEVVPNGESECARLISYFSMDQANDLVRPDKNYYLVAVFPWIWASSYVVGALILVLRIVLVVDFQLIRIVVSTVERDMESTQSDQPQNVTVLNEGTQFSAEASGSVELRD; from the exons ATGGCAGTGTTGATGTCCTACCACCGTTTGATAGAGAAAGATTCCCAACATGTGAGCTACTGCTGGAAAA TGTCCATTCTGATAGTGCTGATCGTAACGGTAGCGTCCAGCTTGATAATAAGCTTTAGTTTGTACTCCTTGTGGGAAAGCTTTGGTTTGAATTGCTTTATGGGAGCAAATTTGAGTTTTGTGATTTCGTCGGAAGATTTCGGATATCTGCCAGGCACGGCTCAATTGAATCAGAACGGAAGACATTCGCGacaaattttgcaagaaaattcAACGGACGAGAAAT ACATCATTCACGAATACAACAGTAAATGGAGCAATCCGGACTTTTGCGAGTATCTCACATACACACCGTTATTCCACGCGTTACTTGGAGTGATTTGGATGGCTTTATTTGTGACCCATGGTCACGGCGGTGAAGGCGTTGGAAG TATAATAGCTCGACCCTGGAGAATTGTCATTCCATCCTTAGTATTCTTTGTCGTATGTGGCATTTCGGCTATTGTATGTGCTGGACTGACGACCAGTGGTTTGACTAAATTCTGCCAACAATTCAACGAAGTCGTTCCCAACGGAGAAAGCGAATGCGCGCGGCTGATTAGTTATTTTTCTATGGATCAAGCAAACGATCTTGTTCGGCCAGATAAGAACTACTACCTGGTGGCAGTTTTTCCTTGGATTTGGGCTAGTAGTTACGTTGTAGGTGCCCTTATTTTGGTGCTTCGCATCGTTCTGGTTGTTGATTTCCAGCTAATTCGAATCGTTGTTTCCACCGTCGAACGAGATATGG AATCGACACAGAGCGACCAGCCCCAAAATGTTACAGTATTGAACGAAGGAACGCAGTTTAGTGCGGAGGCCAGCGGTTCAGTAGAATTGAGAGATTGA